The following coding sequences are from one Gadus morhua chromosome 10, gadMor3.0, whole genome shotgun sequence window:
- the rbmx gene encoding RNA-binding motif protein, X chromosome isoform X2, with amino-acid sequence MAEADRPGKLFIGGLNTETNEKALEQYFSKYGRIVEVLLMKDRETNKSRGFAFVTFESPADAKDAAREMNGKSLDGKPIKVEQATKSQFESGGRRGPPPPMHNRSRGPPRGPRGSRGAPSGMRGPPSRDYYDNPGNVDPFFKGMSSRGPPPLKRGPPVRNGGPPPKRSAPSPMSGDRDPYGPPPPRRDSMSRREDYPSPRDDHYNSKDSYSSRDYNSRDSRDYAPPSRDYSYREYSSSSNRDDYGSMSRGYNERDGYGGGREPRSYMERPSGGSYRDSYDGYG; translated from the exons ATGGCAGAGGCGGACAGACCGGGAAAACTGTTCATTGGCGGTCTCAACACCGAGACCAACGAGAAGGCCTTGGAGCAGTACTTCAGCAAATATGGCAGGATTGTTGAAG TTCTCTTGATGAAAGATCGTGAAACCAACAAATCAAGAGGTTTTGCTTTTGTTACATTCGAAAGTCCAGCCGACGCGAAGGATGCAGCACGTGAGATGAACGGCAAG tccCTCGATGGAAAGCCGATCAAGGTGGAGCAGGCAACAAAGTCTCAGTTTGAAAGTGGAGGCAGGCGTGGACCGCCACCACCCATGCACAACCGCAGCCGGGGTCCACCTAGAGGACCCAGAGGCTCCCGGGGAGCCCCCAGTGGCATGAGGGGCCCTCCTTCCAGAG ACTACTATGATAACCCAGGGAATGTAGACCCCTTCTTTAAAGGGATGTCATCCAgaggcccccctcccctcaagaGAGGGCCCCCAGTCCGCAACGGTGGCCCCCCACCCAAGAGGTCCGCACCGT CACCAATGTCGGGTGACCGGGATCCCTACGGGCCTCCACCCCCCCGCAGAGACTCCATGTCCAGGAGAGAAGACTACCCGTCGCCAAGAGATGACCACTACAATTCCAAGGACAG CTACTCCAGTAGGGACTACAACTCCAGGGATTCGAGGGACTATGCACCCCCGTCCAGAGATTATTCTTACAGAGAGTACTCCAGTTCCAGCAACAGAGATGACTACGGCTCAATGTCGAGGGGATACAA TGAGCGCGACGGCTATGGCGGAGGTCGGGAGCCCAGGAGCTACATGGAGCGCCCGAGTGGCGGCTCCTACCGAGACTCGTATGATGGTTACG GATGA
- the tm9sf5 gene encoding transmembrane 9 superfamily protein member 5 isoform X1 — protein MKTRTNFGLLPLCALSVLYSCSAFYLPGLAPVSFCKEVKEEGECQTQIQLFVNRLDSVESVLPYEYDVFDFCQDAKESRPSENLGQVLFGERIESSPYKFNFDEKVECKKVCTKVYKKGNKEDGEKLDFLKRGMQLNYQHHWIVDNMPVTWCYDVEQGQKYCNPGFPIGCYVTPEGNGKDACVINADFNKKNSFYMFNHVDIKITYHSGGDEGWKGARLVAATMEPRSIKHEDENKPACGGTVPMDVFSTFDSDVKITYTYSVSFEENNAIKWASRWDYILVSMPHTNIQWFSIMNSLVIVLFLSGMVAMIMLRTLHKDIARYNQVDQDLIKVPTPSGKVQINYEDAQEESGWKQVHGDVFRPPRKGMLLSVFLGQGTQIFIMTFITLFLACLGFLSPANRGALMTCAVVLWVLLGTPAGYVSARLYKTFGGEKWKTNVLLTALLCPGIIFADFFLMNLILWVEGSSAAIPFGTLVAILALWFGISVPLTFLGAYFGFKKPAIEQPVRTNQIPRQIPEQSFFTKPIPGIVMGGILPFGCIFIQLFFILNSIWSHQMYYMFGFLFLVFIILLITCSEATVLLCYFHLCAEDYHWWWRSFLTSGFTAVYLFIYAIHYFFSKLQIVGAASTILYFGYTTIMVLIFFLFTGTIGFFSSFWFVNKIYSVVKVD, from the exons ATGAAGACTCGAACGAACTTTGGGTTGTTACCCTTATGCGCGTTGTCTGTGTTATATTCGTGTTCAGCTTTTTATCTTCCGGGTTTAGCTCCAGTAAGTTTCTGTAAGGAGGTTAAAGAAGAGGGTGAATGCCAG ACTCAGATCCAGCTGTTCGTGAATCGGTTGGATTCAGTGGAATCGGTCCTACCTTACGAATATGACGT GTTTGACTTCTGCCAAGATGCAAAGGAGAGCAGACCATCGGAGAACCTGGGGCAGGTGTTGTTTGGTGAAAGAATTGAGAGTTCCCCATACAAA TTCAATTTTGATGAAAAAGTGGAATGCAAGAAGGTATGCACAAAAGTGTATAAAAAGGGTAACAAGGAGGATGGAGAAAAACTGGATTTCCTTAAGCGTGGAATGCAGCTGAACTACCAGCATCACTG GATCGTTGACAATATGCCTGTCACTTGGTGCTATGATGTAGAGCAGGGTCAGAAGTACTGCAATCCGGGCTTTCCAATTGGCTGCTACGTCACCCCTGAGGGCAATGGCAAGGACGCCTGCGTTATCAAT GCCgacttcaataaaaaaaacagcttcTATATGTTCAACCATGTGGACATCAAGATCACTTACCACAGTGGAGGGGACGAAGGATGGAAAGGTGCAAGGCTGGTGGCTGCTACTATGGAGCCCAGGAG TATCAAACACGAGGACGAGAATAAACCGGCGTGTGGCGGGACAGTGCCTATGGATGTTTTCTCAACATTTGACTCCGACGTGAAGATAACATACACCTACTCGGTTAGCTTTGAG GAGAACAACGCCATCAAATGGGCCTCCCGATGGGATTACATCCTGGTATCCATGCCCCACACCAACATCCAGTGGTTCAG TATCATGAACTCGCTAGTCATTGTCCTCTTCCTGTCTGGCATGGTTGCCATGATCATGCTGAGAACCCTGCATAAGGACATAGCGAGATACAACCAGGTGGACCAG GACTTGATTAAGGTTCCGACACCATCAGGAAAAGTCCAAATAAACTAC gaGGACGCTCAGGAGGAGTCTGGCTGGAAGCAGGTGCACGGCGACGTCTTCCGGCCCCCCAGGAAGGGCATGTTGCTGTCAGTCTTCCTCGGACAGGGCACCCAGATCTTCATCATGACCTTCATCACACTCT TCCTGGCCTGCCTGGGCTTCCTCAGCCCGGCCAACCGCGGAGCTCTGATGACGTGCGCCGTAGTTCTCTGGGTCCTCCTCGGCACACCGGCCGGCTACGTATCCGCACGCCTCTACAAAA CGTTCGGGGGGGAGAAGTGGAAGACCAACGTCCTCTTGACGGCCCTGCTCTGCCCGGG GATCATCTTCGCAGACTTCTTCCTGATGAACCTGATCCTGTGGGTGGAGGGCTCCTCCGCGGCCATCCCCTTCGGCACCCTCGTCGCCATTTTGGCTCTGTGGTTCGGGATCTCCGTGCCCCTCACCTTTCTGGGCGCCTACTTTGGCTTCAAGAAACCT GCCATCGAGCAGCCCGTTCGAACCAATCAGATTCCCCGGCAGATCCCAGAGCAGTCTTTCTTCACCAAGCCCATCCCGGGCATCGTCATGGGCGGCATCCTGCCCTTCGGCTGCATCTTCATCCAGCTCTTCTTCATTCTCAACAGCATTTG GTCCCACCAGATGTACTACATGTTTGGCTTCCTGTTCCTCGTGTTCATTATCCTGCTAATCACCTGCTCTGAGGCGACAGTGCTGCTCTGCTACTTCCACCTCTGTGCTGAG GACTACCACTGGTGGTGGCGTTCGTTCCTGACCAGTGGCTTCACGGCCGTCTACCTGTTCATCTACGCCATCCATTACTTCTTCTCCAAGCTACAGATAGTAGGCGCGGCCAGCACCATCCTCTACTTCGGCTACACCACCATCATGGTGCTCATCTTCTTCCTGTTCACAG GCACCATCGGCTTCTTCTCCAGTTTCTGGTTTGTGAATAAGATCTACAGTGTGGTCAAGGTGGACTGA
- the rbmx gene encoding RNA-binding motif protein, X chromosome isoform X1: MAEADRPGKLFIGGLNTETNEKALEQYFSKYGRIVEVLLMKDRETNKSRGFAFVTFESPADAKDAAREMNGKSLDGKPIKVEQATKSQFESGGRRGPPPPMHNRSRGPPRGPRGSRGAPSGMRGPPSRDYYDNPGNVDPFFKGMSSRGPPPLKRGPPVRNGGPPPKRSAPSPMSGDRDPYGPPPPRRDSMSRREDYPSPRDDHYNSKDSYSSRDYNSRDSRDYAPPSRDYSYREYSSSSNRDDYGSMSRGYNERDGYGGGREPRSYMERPSGGSYRDSYDGYGNSRSAPPSRGPPPSYGGSSRYDDYGSSSRDGYGSRDSYPSSRSEPYPPSRGERSMGRPERGPPPPVERGYPPRDSYAGSSRGAPRGARGGPRVDRGMARSRY; encoded by the exons ATGGCAGAGGCGGACAGACCGGGAAAACTGTTCATTGGCGGTCTCAACACCGAGACCAACGAGAAGGCCTTGGAGCAGTACTTCAGCAAATATGGCAGGATTGTTGAAG TTCTCTTGATGAAAGATCGTGAAACCAACAAATCAAGAGGTTTTGCTTTTGTTACATTCGAAAGTCCAGCCGACGCGAAGGATGCAGCACGTGAGATGAACGGCAAG tccCTCGATGGAAAGCCGATCAAGGTGGAGCAGGCAACAAAGTCTCAGTTTGAAAGTGGAGGCAGGCGTGGACCGCCACCACCCATGCACAACCGCAGCCGGGGTCCACCTAGAGGACCCAGAGGCTCCCGGGGAGCCCCCAGTGGCATGAGGGGCCCTCCTTCCAGAG ACTACTATGATAACCCAGGGAATGTAGACCCCTTCTTTAAAGGGATGTCATCCAgaggcccccctcccctcaagaGAGGGCCCCCAGTCCGCAACGGTGGCCCCCCACCCAAGAGGTCCGCACCGT CACCAATGTCGGGTGACCGGGATCCCTACGGGCCTCCACCCCCCCGCAGAGACTCCATGTCCAGGAGAGAAGACTACCCGTCGCCAAGAGATGACCACTACAATTCCAAGGACAG CTACTCCAGTAGGGACTACAACTCCAGGGATTCGAGGGACTATGCACCCCCGTCCAGAGATTATTCTTACAGAGAGTACTCCAGTTCCAGCAACAGAGATGACTACGGCTCAATGTCGAGGGGATACAA TGAGCGCGACGGCTATGGCGGAGGTCGGGAGCCCAGGAGCTACATGGAGCGCCCGAGTGGCGGCTCCTACCGAGACTCGTATGATGGTTACG GTAACTCTCGCAGTGCCCCACCCTCACGGGGCCCCCCGCCCTCCTATGGTGGAAGCAGTCGCTATGACGACTATGGCAGCAGTTCCCGAGACGGCTATGGCAGTCGTGACAGTTACCCGAGCAGTCGCAGCGAGCCCTATCCGCCTAGCCGCGGGGAGCGCAGCATGGGAAGGCCCGAGaggggcccccctcccccggtcgAGAGAGGCTACCCTCCTCGTGACTCGTACGCCGGCTCAAGTCGCGGAGCCCCCCGGGGGGCCCGCGGGGGCCCTCGGGTGGATAGAGGAATGGCCCGCAGCAGATACTGA
- the tm9sf5 gene encoding transmembrane 9 superfamily protein member 5 isoform X2, with the protein MKTRTNFGLLPLCALSVLYSCSAFYLPGLAPVSFCKEVKEEGECQTQIQLFVNRLDSVESVLPYEYDVFDFCQDAKESRPSENLGQVLFGERIESSPYKFNFDEKVECKKVCTKVYKKGNKEDGEKLDFLKRGMQLNYQHHWIVDNMPVTWCYDVEQGQKYCNPGFPIGCYVTPEGNGKDACVINADFNKKNSFYMFNHVDIKITYHSGGDEGWKGARLVAATMEPRSIKHEDENKPACGGTVPMDVFSTFDSDVKITYTYSVSFEENNAIKWASRWDYILVSMPHTNIQWFSIMNSLVIVLFLSGMVAMIMLRTLHKDIARYNQVDQEDAQEESGWKQVHGDVFRPPRKGMLLSVFLGQGTQIFIMTFITLFLACLGFLSPANRGALMTCAVVLWVLLGTPAGYVSARLYKTFGGEKWKTNVLLTALLCPGIIFADFFLMNLILWVEGSSAAIPFGTLVAILALWFGISVPLTFLGAYFGFKKPAIEQPVRTNQIPRQIPEQSFFTKPIPGIVMGGILPFGCIFIQLFFILNSIWSHQMYYMFGFLFLVFIILLITCSEATVLLCYFHLCAEDYHWWWRSFLTSGFTAVYLFIYAIHYFFSKLQIVGAASTILYFGYTTIMVLIFFLFTGTIGFFSSFWFVNKIYSVVKVD; encoded by the exons ATGAAGACTCGAACGAACTTTGGGTTGTTACCCTTATGCGCGTTGTCTGTGTTATATTCGTGTTCAGCTTTTTATCTTCCGGGTTTAGCTCCAGTAAGTTTCTGTAAGGAGGTTAAAGAAGAGGGTGAATGCCAG ACTCAGATCCAGCTGTTCGTGAATCGGTTGGATTCAGTGGAATCGGTCCTACCTTACGAATATGACGT GTTTGACTTCTGCCAAGATGCAAAGGAGAGCAGACCATCGGAGAACCTGGGGCAGGTGTTGTTTGGTGAAAGAATTGAGAGTTCCCCATACAAA TTCAATTTTGATGAAAAAGTGGAATGCAAGAAGGTATGCACAAAAGTGTATAAAAAGGGTAACAAGGAGGATGGAGAAAAACTGGATTTCCTTAAGCGTGGAATGCAGCTGAACTACCAGCATCACTG GATCGTTGACAATATGCCTGTCACTTGGTGCTATGATGTAGAGCAGGGTCAGAAGTACTGCAATCCGGGCTTTCCAATTGGCTGCTACGTCACCCCTGAGGGCAATGGCAAGGACGCCTGCGTTATCAAT GCCgacttcaataaaaaaaacagcttcTATATGTTCAACCATGTGGACATCAAGATCACTTACCACAGTGGAGGGGACGAAGGATGGAAAGGTGCAAGGCTGGTGGCTGCTACTATGGAGCCCAGGAG TATCAAACACGAGGACGAGAATAAACCGGCGTGTGGCGGGACAGTGCCTATGGATGTTTTCTCAACATTTGACTCCGACGTGAAGATAACATACACCTACTCGGTTAGCTTTGAG GAGAACAACGCCATCAAATGGGCCTCCCGATGGGATTACATCCTGGTATCCATGCCCCACACCAACATCCAGTGGTTCAG TATCATGAACTCGCTAGTCATTGTCCTCTTCCTGTCTGGCATGGTTGCCATGATCATGCTGAGAACCCTGCATAAGGACATAGCGAGATACAACCAGGTGGACCAG gaGGACGCTCAGGAGGAGTCTGGCTGGAAGCAGGTGCACGGCGACGTCTTCCGGCCCCCCAGGAAGGGCATGTTGCTGTCAGTCTTCCTCGGACAGGGCACCCAGATCTTCATCATGACCTTCATCACACTCT TCCTGGCCTGCCTGGGCTTCCTCAGCCCGGCCAACCGCGGAGCTCTGATGACGTGCGCCGTAGTTCTCTGGGTCCTCCTCGGCACACCGGCCGGCTACGTATCCGCACGCCTCTACAAAA CGTTCGGGGGGGAGAAGTGGAAGACCAACGTCCTCTTGACGGCCCTGCTCTGCCCGGG GATCATCTTCGCAGACTTCTTCCTGATGAACCTGATCCTGTGGGTGGAGGGCTCCTCCGCGGCCATCCCCTTCGGCACCCTCGTCGCCATTTTGGCTCTGTGGTTCGGGATCTCCGTGCCCCTCACCTTTCTGGGCGCCTACTTTGGCTTCAAGAAACCT GCCATCGAGCAGCCCGTTCGAACCAATCAGATTCCCCGGCAGATCCCAGAGCAGTCTTTCTTCACCAAGCCCATCCCGGGCATCGTCATGGGCGGCATCCTGCCCTTCGGCTGCATCTTCATCCAGCTCTTCTTCATTCTCAACAGCATTTG GTCCCACCAGATGTACTACATGTTTGGCTTCCTGTTCCTCGTGTTCATTATCCTGCTAATCACCTGCTCTGAGGCGACAGTGCTGCTCTGCTACTTCCACCTCTGTGCTGAG GACTACCACTGGTGGTGGCGTTCGTTCCTGACCAGTGGCTTCACGGCCGTCTACCTGTTCATCTACGCCATCCATTACTTCTTCTCCAAGCTACAGATAGTAGGCGCGGCCAGCACCATCCTCTACTTCGGCTACACCACCATCATGGTGCTCATCTTCTTCCTGTTCACAG GCACCATCGGCTTCTTCTCCAGTTTCTGGTTTGTGAATAAGATCTACAGTGTGGTCAAGGTGGACTGA